From the genome of Mastacembelus armatus chromosome 21, fMasArm1.2, whole genome shotgun sequence:
TTTGATTATTAGTGTTGATCGGCCCCTCATGTTTAAACTTAAATGACATGGTGAATGTCTGGTAAAATATTAAGCTAATGACTAAATAATTCATGTCAGAGTTAGTAAAGAGCACATCACAGCCAACAAGGAAACACTGGGCTCTACATTAACTGGGGAGTCTGATGATGTGTAAGTAAGAAAGCGTTTGCTAACATATTAATCATTTCATATCCAAGCCTTTCTCGTAGCTAATGTTGGGCCAGAGTAAAACGTGTAGTGAAAAGACAGAAGTGTCCCCATGGGGCCCCTTAGTGAGTGTTGGCCCTGGGTCAGCTGCCACCCTGCACCGTAATAAAACCTGCTATCGGCGGAGGATGTGTCCCTGTCAGCTTACTCTCATGTTTTCTCCGGGCTTTAGTGACCAGGAGTTGATTACTGCATCCTTAAGTGGAATAACACGCACACAATAATTTCATCACCAGCCACAGCTAAAAACCTTTAATGATAGTAAGAACACCCTGCTCACACTTCATTGTCTCTAAATGTTCTTGTTCTATTCTTTTCTTAGACCCTTAGTGAAATTAAACCTCATAACTCAAAGTTCACGATATAATGAAAAGCTACTGCAGTTTGCATTTAGTCTTTAGTTGGAATGAAAGCAGGTCTAGAAATGTCTCAGCTTTTATTAGCTGGTTGGTGCAGACAGGAGAGGATATGCTCTCACATGTGAAACACTGGAAGATGGtgctctgcctcctgtcagGACCATTTTAGAGGAAACTGCTTTAATTGCTGCAGtctgacaaacagcagacaaagagCTGCTGTAAACCAGTTCCTCCTCAGGGGTCGTGCCTGGTGCAGCGACGCTCGGCGATGCAGCGATTAGAGAAGCGGTTTTGTGATGGCACCATGACAGGGAGGTTTTCACTGCTCTGACAAAATGGAGTCCAGGTTGGCGTACTGAGCTCCATGGGCATGTTCCTGTTCCTGCTGCGTCACAGCTCTGCAAATGATCCCATCAGCTCGGTGGTGACAAATGTAATAGCATACGGATGTTGGTGGGCGAGGATTCACATGCAGGGCTCTCTCAGAGCGAGAGGAGGTCGTCTTTCCTCTCCCGCTGCTCACTTTAAGAGCTTTGTTTCCCCGGAGGAGCTTTAGAGGCCAAAGGAAATTAATTTTGGAGCTTCCTGTGTGGGAAACCTCGCCACTTCTCGCTCGTCCTCCTGACTTGTGTTGTTGTGAAATATCTGCCTCATCAGAAACAGACAGCATACATGTCATGAATCACCAGCCGTCGGAGTACACAACAGAAGCAGAGTCTGTGTGAAGAGACAATATTTATGTCTCAGACAGCACATCCGCCGACTGATCCTCTCTGCCTGCATCGCCCCGTCATTCTGAGACTTTCAGGTTTAACTGATGAAAACCATTTTCTGTTCTTGGAAAATAGACACTATGCTGTTAATTAACACGACTGTTAGACACAGAGCATGTGGCAGCAGACGTACAACCATCACAGAGGTACCAGTACTAAACACTTGGTAAACCCTGTGTATTGAACTATTACTCATCATTGAACAGAAGTATCATCAACAAAAGTAATCATTTTGTATTACTTCTGTAATCATGATGCGTTCTGAACTGTGGCAATTACCAACTTTCTTGGAATATGAAGGAAAAGTCCAAAGGCAGATGAATTATGAGGTTATTACAGTGTCCTGGCCAAAGCACAGGCCAGCAGCTTGGTGTCATTTGATTTTGCTCTGTAAATTAACAGCAGACGTCTTTGTCTCTGGGTCACCTCAGTGACCGCTGGACTCTGTGGGTGCACATCTGTCGTCAGCTTcctctctgtccctgctgccaTGTGGGAAAACCTAATAAAAAGCTGAAGCAGGCTGGACCAGCCCAAatcatttctttctgctgcttcttcttgtgttttctaGTTGCTTTGTTCTTAATGATCCTCTGCAGTGTAACATCAGTGCTGGTCGCTGCCTGTTTCTCTTCAGTCCAGTGAATCTGACCTTCCACTGATTCAGGTGGCAGCAGTGCTATGTGTCACTACTGCTCACCTACTATTACGTAAGTTCACAGgggaaatcacacacacacacagtctgtgtgttAGTACAGTGTGTTAGAGAATGAGTGGAGGCTACACTGCTGTGTAAAATGTGCTTTACAGGCACAGTTTGACTGAAACACGCAACATCTGCTTTGTGCAGGATGTGTCGATGCTCCTCTGGTGAGAATGTCCAGATGATTTTCAAAAGGGAATTAAAAGAACATCATTATCTAGCCTCAAATGAAAACACTACTTATTTAGCATAATTATATCTGAGCGTGAACAACTGTCAGCTGATGTCCTCTGGCTGCTCTCTCAGCCGCTTGCTCTGAGTTCAGTGTGTCGATGTGTGATCCGCTCTGACTTTACATCACCTCAGGCCGCCTGGGGACTAAAGGCATGACTCCTCGGGGCAATCGGGCAGCTGCATGTATGTGTCTATTTTGAAATCTCTGTTGCTAAAACATGACTGTGATTCAACCTTTCTACTTCAtgaaagtgtttcagtttcctgttttaaCACTTGTTGACTGATGGTTGACTTTTCATCCCATAGCAGCAAAAGCAggaattttgttttgcttgagCTCTTGCTGCTACAACAGCCAAAAAGACAGTGACGCCCTGTATCATCTAGAAATGACGTATCTCATCATTTAcacaatcaaatcaaaatgaTAGAAgggacaaagagacaaaaaaagcctcttttacttttactgtcgTCTATTTAAACTCAAATGAAGAGGCTACTTTCacactttctgcttttaaatgcagttttaccAGTTCAACCCTTCTTCTTCCCTGATCTAAAAACTGATCATCATCACCGAGACATTTGTTCCTTTGGATAAAACAGAGTTTTGCACATCTATTGAACACCAGAGTGAAAAGGCACCTGAGCATCAGCACACAGTGTGACTGACAGtgtgacacactgacatgtaAGCTGAGCAACACAGATGGAGACAAAATTTGTTAAAACAAGAATTAGatcatgcatttgtgtgtttctgtgcagcagcCCAGTTATAATtgtgtgtgtcgtgtgtgtgATTTGAGGCCTGGAATGTTAAATGTAGACTTTCTGATATTCAGAGTTGTTTTTCCGCCTGCGGCCCTGGTTTGGAATGACCCCCTCTGTTGCAGCGGAGCTGGGGAAAGGGGCAGTCAGGGGTGTTTGGCTCTGGGGAGGTTTTCTCACTCAGATTAATCAAGAGCAGACCGAGGCCCTGAGGCGATGCAGGGCTGACACCGTCTGACGCCTCCGCTCTGCTGTGAAATAATCCTTGGCTCTCCTGCGATCGTCATCGCAGACTGAACTTAGTTTCCGCTTAATGTCACAGGCCCTGATAAAGAATCACTGGAGCTTATTGATGTCATGAAGGAAGTGCAAAGTTTggaacatgcacatacagataTGTGATATATTACTTAACTTGTCAGAGCATTTCATTCATCACATCATTGAGGAGGCTCATGTTTCCAGACAAGACgatgcttttttgtttgttttctgtttttgtttgttttagctgcGCTTCACCTTGATTCCCCTCATATTTTCAGATCATCCTCCACTCCATGCATAAGTATCAGCCGCGTGTTCATGTCATCAGGAAGGACTTCAGCAGTGAACTGTCTCCAAACAAGCCGGTGCCCAGTGGGGACGGAGTGAAGACCTTCAGCTTCCCTGAGACTGTCTTCACCACCGTCACCGCCTACCAGAACCAGCAGGTGTGCAGCTTTGAATGCGTTTCCTTCCACAAGTTTGTACTTTTGAAATCACGAGAATAAATTCAGTCCCAAGGTAATTTGCATCATCATTTCTTGCCCATGTTTGTAGTCatcgtgtgtttgtgtataaataTCATCAAAGTGGTTTAATAAGCCACGGACAAATAAATGTCTCCCTGTAACCTGTCCTCTCTTAAACTGACTGTAATCACACTGATTAGGAGAAGCATAAACACCACACAGCCTGGAAGGAGCCATCAGTTCTTCCTGATGGATGGTGTTTgggaacaaaaacaataaaaccaataaatgaCTTTCAGcttttaatatttctgtaatGGTGCTGAAATGTTGGCATATATTGGTGTTTAATCAAAAGTCTCCATGTTCCTGTTTGCAGATTACACGACTAAAGATCGACCGCAACCCATTTGCCAAAGGTTTCCGGGACTCGGGCAGGAACAGGTATTTTATCACATAGTACAGCTGTGTACGGTGTCCTCCACGCTTACCTgcaaaaatcaataataatatgGAAATAACTTTGCTGCTCTGTTGGAGAACAGACCTGCAGAGAGCCACAGGCACTGGTCGATGTTGTCACTGTAGCACCTCAGCACTAGACATATGTGTTGTTCATTATCTCGCTTGTGCAGGTCGGCTGTGGCGTATTCTGTAGCTTCTCCGTCACACAAACCCTCTCATGGTTTAGggatatttacattttgtgtctGCAACACTTACAGTGAGCTCTTCATGGAGTCCAGACCTTGTGACCAGGCAGTCGGACTTGTTTTGTGTATCCCTCATCACAGGTCATAAACACATAGTCAGGACCAGGTTCAGactaaaatatactgtagatgttaAATACTGTTAAAACAATAGCTACATTTAAATAAGCCCAGTTTAGCGTTGAGGTCTAGACATCTTTGAACCTGTAAATCACTAAAATCCGTGCTTGCAGGTGTGTTACCGCTCAGTTTGGGGTGTTGGATTTTCATCCCACATCCCCCAGTGAGGATTAGACAACATAGCTCATCCACACAGGCAGagaggttttattttgtgtgacagcagacacacaacCTGACTGCTCAGATCCGCTGTGTTGTTACTGATGGTGTGGAAGTGATCTTTCCTTTCCTGtgtccttctttccttcctcctctttttttcatgATTCGCTCTCTCAGTCTCTGAATTATCATTTACAACGTTTGTGGAGGAGTCgagagaggaggtgggggggTGTACTGAACCACCAGACCCCTCCGCACATGAAAGCAGCCCCCTCATCTGGTCTGCATTATTGGCACACAGATATTTGAGACATCTTTTTTCGTTTTTCAAACAATAGACTGCTTGATTTATGAAGTGACATTAGAATTTCATTGCAGAAACGCTACAGATGAAAAGATAACGCAGAATGAGATATTTGTCcgtggagagagaaaatgaatttatccTCACGTACCGCTCGTGATGTTTTCTCCTCGGCTCTGCTGGGATTGGATTCGTTCAGATTCAAGTAGAATTCAGAGCGAGGACTCGGCTTCTGTCGCGGTTATTCTGCTGATTTGCTCTTTGTCTTTGATCATTCATGAGCTGAAGCACTTGACCTTCATACCACTGCTTTTGCATAATTATGGTGATTTAGGGCTTTAATTAGTCACATACTATAACTCTGGGTAAGGATGTCTGCTGAACATAAAATGAAACTGTAGCTGCTGGAAGTTCAGtgggtccccccccccccccccccccccccccccacgtgGCTCAGATCTCTGATTTTAAAGAActgcatattaaataaaaaaaaaaacatttctatggGTCAATCATCATCATTGAATTTTGTTTATAGTcagtaattaataataaagacaGGTAGGATTTACCTGTCAGTTATTAATGCTGACTCTTATTTCCACATAAATGTGCCAACTGACAAAAACATCGACGATCTTTATCTAATTTTCTAAATATAATGTGAGTCTGAGGTGGTTCAGTGTGTTAATACTGCACAGGTGCAGTAATTTGCTTTAGTGTCaagtagttttaaaaataaatgtgatattatCCAAACATTTGTGAATTGTTCCCTAAAACTGTTGGATCGTGCAAACAGGTGTGACGTCttctgtttgtgctgctctgCCACACCTGCCTGTTAAACAGTTTATATTAGTATCGGATATGACTGACATTAACAGTTGCCCAGAAACTTCTAAGATGCGTTTCTTCAGATTGAAGGAGTGAACGCAGTCTGTTTGCTGTGGATCAGTACCAACTAATACCACATTGAGAGGAAATTCAAAACTGCCCTGCTAATACTCAAATTAAGCACCAGcttgttttcccttttcttaAGAAGACATTAACTTAGAGCTCTAAGTTATGGTGGTGTCGTCAGTTGTGTCTGGTGACCAGGGTTTTATGGCCGAGCGGAGGGATACAGCTCATTTGTTGGGTTTTGGTCCCATTGCAGTGTGATGGTATGAATGAGCGCAGTGACGGTGAGGGCCGGGCCGATTAGCGTGGCGCACTAACGAGCTGCCACAGCCAGGGAGTTAGTGGCCCTAAAACAACACGGTGAGCGTGGCCGGGATGAGGCAGAGGGGAAGTAAATCACATAGGAAGGAGAACCATGTACAGATTCAAGATGAAACGTCACCCAGATTTATGTGCACTGTAAAAACGTACTCCTTTTTAATGTCTCCAGCTTCCTCTGGGCAGGACTGtgctttctcccacagtccctCTCTCTCATTCAGTCCGACTCATTTACCGTGAGCCTCTTTCTCTAtttcatgcacacaaacatgaaccaGTATCACTTCCTGTCCCTCACCAACACCCTCTGTGACATAAATCCACCTCTCTCCTTTTCCAGTCACACGTCAGTTACACACATGTACCTGCACTGGCAAGAGATTTTATGACTATTAATATAAATgtagctttatttattttcatagcAGTTCTTCAGTGTTATAAAGTGGCCgctttattaggtacacctgtacaATCTCTCTGCCATaaatttttactcttttttaaaatattgttcagtttttgttgacattgtttgaaatgtgtaaatTGAATTACTAGTTTAACACTAATGACAGAGGTCAAACTGATGTTGCACTAAAACGTATTATAGATTTATGTTTGtagctgcatttttttgtcTGCCCTGTTTATACAGACGATGTAACCTCAGTGTAAAAATATCGAATTTAATTAACACCTGCATAACAGGGTTAAAAACCATCAGCATATAGGCAGTAATGGAAAAGACTTGTACTGGAACCTGAAGTGGctactgtgtgtatattgtgttATTATATCATATATTGTGTTATTATATCCGACAAGATGCATAACTGGAAATAAAAGGGAGGCAGCTGAGTAGCCTGGGCAGCAAAGAGTCTGGTCAACctcagtgaaaatgttttggaACAACTGTAGAAGTAGTTTCttgtattattaatattatacatTTCCTCTGCACAGCTCACCAAACTCTTCTTCTCTGTATTTGAGGCTGTTTTCGTTCtatttttccagtgttttttttattacgcTGTTTTTGTGGTCTGTAATatcactttctgtgtgtgtctgtcaggaCCGGCCTGGAGGCGATCATGGAGACTTATGCTTTCTGGAGGCCTCCTGTGAGGACCCTCACATTTGAAGACTTCACTAATATGCAGAAACAACAAGGTCTGTCTCTCCGTATTTGATAAAATAACATGCCCATGAAGAATATTAATGTACAAAGTCCAAACTGGTctctgtttctgcagtttgatggttttttatttgttgttattgCTGAATTTTGTAGCAAATTTGTGGCTCTAGAAAGTATCGCTTGTTTTGTTCTGGAGGAGTGACATTCAGAGCTGATGATTTGACCTTGATCCAAGCCCAGATGTGCAAAAAGCGTTGCTGATGGTATTTGTCAAGTGTGAAAATTCTTTTTATGGTAGATTTTGAATTTCTTCTTACTGTCAAACAGCTGACAGAACGAAACTTTTCTGACCTTTCCTCCTCAAACAGACACATTAGAGCCTGTTGACTCCATCTGATCGGCtttagccccccccccccctgaaAAAAACTCATATGGGAAAATATTCACTGTAGAGTTGAAGCACTGTCTGCTCCTGACATGAAGAAACTAATACAAGCTGAAAGCCGTGATTAGGAATGGCACAGATTGGGATCTTTTCCAGTGAACTGGGGAATAGTGAAATTAAACTAGTCCTCATTTTGGCATGTGATCTGAGCCCTGGGACACCAGTGTGAAAACCCTTGTGTTGTTTCATAATATTGACGATTGGCAATAATGAACCTAAGTGACACTTCATCTAATTCTCAGACTGCTGTTTTGTGCCAACACATAGACAGATTCTTCAGTCTTCTCTATTATACCTGTCATTCAATATTGTCTCTTTAAAATATGATCAGATTCTTTCATTGCATAGAATCTATTttgcaacaaaacaaagtgtttgtttttttttttcaggttacAGAACAAGCTAAAGTAATAAATTCCTTCATGGTTAACTTCACCATTGAGAGCTGCAGTAAATAGCATGACCTTAGTTCATGTGTTGTCCCAGCCTGAACTCTTCCCTCTGCATATTTTCCCTGTATATCTCACCGCACACTACATCAGCTATGGTTGTCCTTCATGTGAGCTTGGCCATGCGCTGCTCCTCTGGCAGGTCGGCCTGTGTCTACTGAACTTTTCACATCACGCGCAGCccttgaaaataaaattgttaaACAAACCTGTGGCTTTTGGACGACTCCACGACACGAGTCAGCATCAGTCGGGCCACCTCCCTTTGTATCGGCTCCAGCACCGGCACAGTCATGACTTATATCAGGGGCCTAGCTGCTCCAAAGCAACTTACCTCTGGAGGTCACGCTGACGTGACGCTGTTGTCTGAGCAAGGGGACATGTGTTTATTATCATTAAACGCCTCCAAAGTGATTAGGATTTAATTAAAGTCCTTGCACTGCCAGTGAACCCTGTCATCGTGTAAGGATACCGCAGAGTACGTGTGCACGCTGCCCTGAGAGCACCAGGCAGCCTTTTCGCTTCAAGTAATCAGCTATTCTCCCTTTGGCACTGAAGCACCTTGAGACCTTCAAAACCAGAGGAAAACATGACTTCACCAAACTATCGTCAtcgcttctctctctctttcctcatATATGTCTACCTTGCTTTCTCTCCCCCGCCGCCCTTCATTATTCCTGTCTCTCCCCCTTCAAGCCCCCCGTCATCTCCTTGAGCAGAGCACTGTGGCGATATTATCGAAGGCATATGGTGCAAAATCAGAACCCAAGCCAAGCGAGTCCTGGATTATTTAGTTATGCCTCCTCATTCTGGTTTTAAACTGAATTTCTCCAACAGCAAGATGAATCCTGGCCAAATACTCATTAATAGAGAAATATGCGATTGATATCCCACAGCTATCATTTCCCTCTGAAAGGTCTGGACCTATTGGATACAAGTTGCGGCAGcaacatatatattttctccCCTGAACCAGTATAGTACATGTTTAAACCCAAGGGTTTGTGGCTTTTTACTGGGAAAAGAAACGGGGATGTGGAGGTCTGTTGACAGGACATGGACAAAACTGAATCCATATTTATGATACGGTCACTGAGCTTGTATCCAGCACAGTTTCAATGCTGCGGTGATTAGTCTGAGAGTAGGAGTACATGTGCATAAACAAGATCATTTATCAAACAGGTGAATTCTTACTTCATTATTCTGACAACATGCAGACAACAGGGAAATGCTCCTGCTCATGTACAAAGAGACAAGGACAAAAAACTGTCAGGTTCCTTCTGTGGACATACAAGAATTACAATGTTTTCTGTCTTAAAGGAACCTTTACACGTTCCCACCAGTTGTGGAAGACATTTTTCCTGCACTACCACAGGGTAGAAAGGATGTGGAGACTAATATCTCCCCACAGGGAAATCCTGTTTGTTTCTTGCTACTCTCCACTGGGAGGTCAGAGGTAGACAGGCAGGGATTCATGTCATTTTCCCATCATATCAGATGTTGTGGAAAAAAGGGGGATTGTCAACATATGTTAAAATATGGCAGGCTGAGTCCCTTTTCTTGTGTAGAATAAATAAAGAAGGAGATCTTATCGCGTATATTCACTCTAATACAATAACCCAAAAAACAGCCTGCACATGCTCCAGTTTGTTTATGGTTGATCTTAAAATTACTCAGCGACTACAGTTTGATGTATGAACACAGCATCACTGTCTTGCTCATCACTACTTCAGCATGGAAAAAGCTCACCAACATATGGAAATGATAAACTTCTCATTACTCAGTAaattagttttatgttttttgaaaaCCGGGTTCTAAAGAAGAACAGTGGCCCACATTACAGGAATGGCCTGAGGACCTTTAGGACTTTTGCTCAAATTGTTTGTGTCTCATGCAGTTTTGAATGATTCTCACTGGGTTACAGCCACGTTCGGCTTCTGTCTTCATGCTTTTGAAACTCTCTGAAGATTATTCCATTGCTCTTTTCTCCTGGTAAAGCACCTGTAtcactctttttctttgtttgtgtattttccaGGTGGAAGCACTGGAACTTCTCCCACCACCTCCAGCACAGGAACCCCATCCCCTTCTGGTGCAGCTCACCTCCTGTCTCCCTCCTGCTCCCCTCCCACCTTCCACCTTGCCCCAAACACCTTCAATGTGGCCTGCAGAGAAAGCCAGCTCTGCAACCTGGGCCTGTCTGAGTACCCGGCTTGTGCTCGCAGCAACATGGCAGCCCTGCAGGGCTACGGCGGCCTGGCCGACAGCTCCTATGGACGCCTGCAGGCTGCGGGGGGTGCTGTGGCCTCTGCACAGCCCTCTGAATCCTTCCTGCCACAGAGGACTTCCTCCTTGATTGCTGCTGGCATGCAGGGCGGCACTCATGCCTCCCTGACCGGTGGTGGCGGTGGCAGCGGCACTGGAGGCAAGATGGATGCATACAGCGGTCAGCTTGGCTCCTTCCCCGCCTCACAGCTGCAGTATGTGATGCAGGCTGGGGGTagctccagctctgcctcttcctcttcatctggATCCTCAACTTCCTCAGCCCACATGTTCAGCGGGAGCCACCACCACATGCAGCAGGGCTCCTACAACGCTTTTTCCCTACACAACCCTTACAACCTGTACGGATACAACTTCCCCACTTCTCCTCGCCTGGCTGCCAGTCCTGAGAAGCCCCAAGGAGGTCTGCTCTGTTCTTCCTCTCCTGCGGGGGCCTTTGCTGAGCGCCAGTACCTGTCCAACGGCAGCATGGACACTATGCACATGATCGGCAACACCACCGGCAGCCAGCAGGGCAGCAGCTCCTGTGACGGTCGTCAGTATGGCGCCTCTTCTCAGATGTCCATGCACATGGTGTAGAAGCTGAGAGCGAACCTCACAGTCCTTGACGTTTCTAAAGTCTTTCAGCTGAAAAGCAAATCTTTAATCTATGAACCTGGTTTGGTGTTGGTGCTGAACAACAAACATAATCTCAGTTTATGTACTGAGGTACAGAACGAAACCTTTCATAAAAGGATATCatctcatgtttttgtttttaaagaaactcCACCACTTACACAGCATTACAAAGGGAATCAGAACTGTTATTTAATTATCTTTGtattaataaagtaaaaacCGGGGCGGCAAATCGACTGTCTTACTGTGTCTGACACCAGAGAAACACCAAACTGACATCAGTGTGAGAAGGAGATGGATGAGCCCACATGCTCTGCTTCAGAAAGGATTATGAGTCGTGAGTCTGTTATGGTGCAATAGTCGCAACACACTTTTAAAGTGACTCATTCTTGAGTTCTGGGGACTCAAAGGCCATCCGGTCATAACATCATGTAACCAAAGAATCTTCACTGTGATCCAGAAGTTTTTACTTGACGCAGCACTTGTGCCGTATCGTTGTAGAAATGTCAAAGGGTGGAGTGGTTCGCCATCATGGTCTGAAGCTTTGGCTGGAATGAAAGGGACAACTGGACAAGATCAGCGAATGACTCACTGCTCCACATACATGCAGGAGACGAAGTATCTGGGCGCTGTAGCGGCTGGTTGTGCCAAACAGGGTGAACACATGGACACAGTAAGTCAAAGAACAGTAGGTCAGGTCAGCTGAGGAACTCGGTCGTCATCGTGAAAACTCCCGGCTGGCCACGTACATGAGAGGTCTGGACTCTACCGCACAACATCAACCTGTTTTGCTCATAGACTGGAATGGCTTCACTATTTTTGAGTGGATTATGTTTTTAggcatatatataaataaatatatatataagatgGCAAATGCAATCAATAACATAAGCTTAAAACTTGTGTGAAAAGCAATagcaaaacagagaaattaaagTATGTTTTGGTGTGTTGTAGAGATGTGTATTTAAGTGCTGAGCAATATAACAATTTCATGGTCATTCTGTTATACACATGtgtgagaaaaggaaaagagcaaAGTAATTCTTTTCTGaggcattttaaaaaatgtaaatacaggtGCCAAGCACGTAAAACActcaataaacattttaattcatgtacatggttttgattttgtttctcttcattaACAGAAgattttcaaagtaaatgtgATATCCAAGATTTCTGCAAAATGAGGAACATACCTTGTTTTCAAACTCCAGAGAAtgtggaaatatgtttttattgataatATGCCAGAGATATTAAAACTCAGAGGAATCAGGAGTTACTCATACAAAATTATTTGCACATAAGCAAAACaaattattgtatttacagtagGTAATCAACAAAAATAATGATGCCTTACCACTCTCCAGATGTTCTGTATTTCACTGCTGTTTACTGATTAATTTTTGGAAATGActgataaattatttttaaaacactcaTGCCCCCTGGAATTGAGTTTAAAAACTGTAACTGTGGGAGTTGAGTCACTAGGCAGTCGCAGCCTCCAGGCGACAATAACAGCAAATGACATGATTATTAATCACACCAGAGAGACTTCTCCTCTTataacagacacacatctgtTCTCCTCCACATCACAGACATGGGCTTCAAACGCTGACGCAATACATCCATCATAAACCAAAGTGGAGGAAAACGACCCAAAAAGGACAAGTTTTTCTCCCTGCTGGTTCTGTTTATTATGAGAATGAGAAGCTCTGGTGCCAACTGCACTCAACTGCACTGCCGCTGTGCTTGATGCACATAAATATGGCACCTgtttaaagagacagagaaatccTCCTGTAATCATTCAAAtgccaggagagagagaaaacatgcagcatTTATGGTTCATCCCTCCAGCTTTGTGGTTCCCCTCATGTTACGCAGGCACAGACTCTGAGGATTTAGCGGGGGCCAATCAGCATCCATTACACGGATGTCTTCTGAACGACTCTCTCCAATCACTT
Proteins encoded in this window:
- the tbx15 gene encoding T-box transcription factor TBX15 isoform X1; this translates as MSERRRSAAALSSRAHAFSVEALIGSNKKRKLRGWEEKELELSMESLAADGEDPAHCLDMDPDSEASPGSDGEGLAERTSCSFGSSADLAPGPCEPSPSASMEDIQVELQCADLWKRFHDIGTEMIITKAGRRMFPAMRVKIAGLDPHQQYYIAMDIVPVDNKRYRYVYHSSKWMVAGNADSPVPPRVYIHPDSLASGDTWMRQVVSFDKLKLTNNELDDQGHIILHSMHKYQPRVHVIRKDFSSELSPNKPVPSGDGVKTFSFPETVFTTVTAYQNQQITRLKIDRNPFAKGFRDSGRNRTGLEAIMETYAFWRPPVRTLTFEDFTNMQKQQGGSTGTSPTTSSTGTPSPSGAAHLLSPSCSPPTFHLAPNTFNVACRESQLCNLGLSEYPACARSNMAALQGYGGLADSSYGRLQAAGGAVASAQPSESFLPQRTSSLIAAGMQGGTHASLTGGGGGSGTGGKMDAYSGQLGSFPASQLQYVMQAGGSSSSASSSSSGSSTSSAHMFSGSHHHMQQGSYNAFSLHNPYNLYGYNFPTSPRLAASPEKPQGGLLCSSSPAGAFAERQYLSNGSMDTMHMIGNTTGSQQGSSSCDGRQYGASSQMSMHMV
- the tbx15 gene encoding T-box transcription factor TBX15 isoform X2, which gives rise to MEDIQVELQCADLWKRFHDIGTEMIITKAGRRMFPAMRVKIAGLDPHQQYYIAMDIVPVDNKRYRYVYHSSKWMVAGNADSPVPPRVYIHPDSLASGDTWMRQVVSFDKLKLTNNELDDQGHIILHSMHKYQPRVHVIRKDFSSELSPNKPVPSGDGVKTFSFPETVFTTVTAYQNQQITRLKIDRNPFAKGFRDSGRNRTGLEAIMETYAFWRPPVRTLTFEDFTNMQKQQGGSTGTSPTTSSTGTPSPSGAAHLLSPSCSPPTFHLAPNTFNVACRESQLCNLGLSEYPACARSNMAALQGYGGLADSSYGRLQAAGGAVASAQPSESFLPQRTSSLIAAGMQGGTHASLTGGGGGSGTGGKMDAYSGQLGSFPASQLQYVMQAGGSSSSASSSSSGSSTSSAHMFSGSHHHMQQGSYNAFSLHNPYNLYGYNFPTSPRLAASPEKPQGGLLCSSSPAGAFAERQYLSNGSMDTMHMIGNTTGSQQGSSSCDGRQYGASSQMSMHMV